One Bacteroidota bacterium DNA segment encodes these proteins:
- a CDS encoding right-handed parallel beta-helix repeat-containing protein: MFVAPRGTDGAPGTAEQPTSFGAGLAAAVRGAKEGRPAEVRLGTGRYRFRERFTIGELGGPEAAPLLIAPSRGASVTLDGGIALDPGRFAPVATAEERARLAAGRAGDVIVQTIEDENLAAVLTKGVDLTLILDGVPCRPATFPNAGYAGLQPEPVEPEVSPPGVPIGEEDYGVRAGHAPYREEGRPRGWLGSLDDPRGAWARIGTRDEERAGTWEQWQSEIERIPGRARITGFLDANWLQRSQPLAGAVAERGALRLSQALAYGWAWRAEKPFQITGLLCELDAPGEWHFDPATRRLYLIPLAPIGPETEITVPVAGGFLELDRCENVTVRSLTVEHVASGTVIDVAGGRANTVAGVVLRRSTALGVRVRGTRQRVLGSDLYDLAGHVNLGGGRRGREELVAGENVVENCHLFQETFRHLRVGVGISGVGNVLRHCLVHNSLGQSITVRGNDHLVELNELFNIGFEEGDGGAIYSGGDLAGYGTVYRHNFIHHLMHVPGKVERSGIHLDDLQAGATCEGNVFYKSAAKGVFMNGGAGHRILGNVFVEGFRGAYNVGAGSKGTYEKQLAIEDEPTHPGRGTKEDYVGRVEEWLGPRGWTKEPWATRFPRFRQVMEDDGPHGRLWPIRCVIRGNVYSGNTRANGTIWSRVSEEALAKCVLEPDVSIDPRAFTDLATLDLSFREPRAGLPDIPFARIGLYVDEYRASRPDPASYRRAVRAFFEGVPSMPGTKTKLDSAPLIRGVLHIGR, translated from the coding sequence TCTCGCGGCGCCAGCGTCACCCTCGACGGCGGGATCGCGCTGGATCCCGGTCGCTTCGCTCCCGTCGCCACGGCGGAGGAGCGCGCGCGGCTCGCAGCGGGTCGCGCGGGCGACGTGATCGTCCAGACGATCGAGGACGAGAACCTCGCCGCCGTGCTCACGAAAGGGGTCGATCTCACGCTCATCCTGGACGGCGTTCCTTGCCGGCCCGCGACGTTCCCCAACGCGGGCTACGCGGGACTGCAGCCCGAGCCGGTGGAGCCCGAGGTGTCGCCGCCCGGGGTCCCGATCGGTGAGGAGGACTACGGGGTCCGCGCGGGGCACGCGCCCTATCGCGAAGAAGGTCGACCCCGCGGTTGGCTGGGCTCGCTCGACGACCCGCGAGGGGCCTGGGCGAGGATCGGGACGCGAGACGAAGAACGGGCCGGGACGTGGGAGCAATGGCAGTCGGAGATCGAGCGCATCCCCGGTCGCGCTCGGATCACAGGGTTCCTCGACGCGAACTGGCTGCAGCGCTCCCAGCCCCTCGCGGGTGCGGTCGCCGAGCGAGGCGCGCTGCGACTCTCCCAGGCGCTCGCGTACGGTTGGGCCTGGAGAGCGGAGAAGCCGTTCCAGATCACGGGCCTCCTGTGTGAGCTCGACGCTCCCGGCGAGTGGCACTTCGATCCCGCCACGCGGCGCCTCTACCTCATCCCCCTCGCGCCGATCGGCCCCGAGACGGAGATCACCGTCCCCGTGGCCGGCGGGTTCCTCGAGCTCGACCGGTGCGAAAACGTCACGGTGCGCAGCCTCACGGTCGAGCACGTCGCGAGCGGAACCGTGATCGACGTCGCAGGCGGACGCGCGAACACTGTGGCCGGGGTGGTCCTGCGCAGGAGTACGGCGCTCGGGGTCCGCGTCCGAGGAACGCGCCAGCGGGTCCTCGGGAGCGACCTCTACGACCTCGCAGGGCACGTTAACCTGGGCGGCGGGCGCCGCGGCCGAGAGGAGCTCGTCGCGGGAGAGAACGTCGTCGAGAACTGTCACCTGTTCCAGGAGACCTTCCGCCACCTGCGCGTCGGCGTCGGGATCTCCGGAGTCGGCAACGTGCTCCGCCATTGCCTCGTGCACAACTCCCTGGGTCAGTCGATCACCGTGCGAGGCAACGACCACCTGGTCGAACTCAACGAGCTCTTCAACATCGGGTTCGAGGAGGGCGACGGCGGCGCGATCTACTCGGGCGGAGACCTGGCCGGTTACGGGACCGTCTACCGGCACAACTTCATCCACCACCTGATGCACGTGCCGGGCAAGGTCGAGCGATCCGGGATCCACCTCGACGACCTGCAGGCGGGTGCGACGTGCGAGGGGAACGTCTTCTACAAGTCCGCCGCGAAGGGCGTCTTCATGAACGGAGGCGCCGGGCACCGCATTCTCGGCAACGTCTTCGTCGAGGGGTTCCGCGGCGCCTACAACGTCGGCGCTGGCTCGAAGGGAACCTATGAGAAGCAGCTCGCCATCGAGGACGAGCCGACCCACCCGGGACGTGGCACGAAAGAGGACTACGTCGGCCGCGTCGAGGAGTGGCTCGGTCCACGCGGGTGGACGAAGGAGCCCTGGGCGACGCGCTTCCCCCGATTCCGTCAGGTGATGGAGGACGACGGGCCGCACGGCCGACTGTGGCCGATCCGGTGCGTGATCCGGGGCAACGTGTACTCGGGGAACACGAGGGCGAACGGGACCATCTGGTCCCGGGTCAGCGAGGAAGCTCTCGCCAAGTGCGTGCTCGAGCCCGACGTGTCGATCGATCCTCGAGCGTTCACGGACCTGGCCACTCTCGACCTCTCGTTCCGCGAGCCGCGTGCCGGTCTGCCGGACATCCCCTTCGCGCGGATCGGGCTGTACGTGGACGAGTACCGCGCCTCTCGCCCCGATCCTGCGTCCTACCGTCGAGCCGTGCGCGCGTTCTTCGAGGGCGTCCCCTCCATGCCGGGGACGAAGACCAAGCTGGACTCGGCGCCGCTGATTCGGGGCGTCCTGCACATCGGTCGCTAG